The nucleotide window CGGGCCCTATTAAAAACGAAAAGCTAGCGCCACGGGTTGCCAGCACCAGCCGTTACCTTTGGTTAGTTTATCTGTGCCTGACAGTAGGCTGTGCCAGCAGTTACTGGTTGGCAGGTATGTCTCCTTTCGACGCCATAGCTCATAGTCTGACGACCGTATCAACCGGCGGTTTTTCGCCCTACGACGCCAGTATGGGACACTTTCAGCAACCCATTATTTTGGTGGTGGCCGATGTGTTTATGATTCTGGGGGCTATCAGTTTTGCCCTGCACCATAAACTGTTTACAGCCAGAGCCATAAGTGGCTATTGGCAGGACGAAGAGACTCGCTGGTTCTTAATTGCGCTGGCGGTTTTCAGCGTTATTCTTACTGTTCTGGCATTTAACGCTCAAACTCATCATTCTTTCTGGGAGTCGCTGAATCAGGCAATTTTTCATGTCGTTTCCTTTATGACCAGTACCGGTTACGGTGCCGATGATCTTTCCGCGTGGCCTGCGGCCACCGCTGGCTTTTTAGTGGCAGCCAGTTACCTGGGCGGCTGTGCCGGCTCTACGGCCGGAGGCAATAAATTTATTCGTAATGTCATTACCTTACGCATTCTGAAACATCAAATGCTGCAGGCAATACATCCGCGTGCCATTATGAAAGTGGTGTATCAGGGAAAAGCAGTGACTAACGACGTCATCCAGGCGGTAATGAGCTTTATGCTAATGGTCGCTATTAGCTCAATGGTGCTTACTCTCGTGCTGATGCTGACTGGGCTGGACTTTTTCTCTGCATTTACCGCCGTTTCGGCGTGTTTGAACGTACTTGGCCCCGGCTTTGGCGAAGTTTCCAGTAACTTTATTCCGGTATCGGATACCGGAACCTGGGTACTGACATTAGCAATGATTTTAGGACGCCTTGAATACTTTACTTTGCTAACATTGTTACTTCCTCAATTCTGGCGGGACTAGCACATGAGATTAGAACATGAGTAAACAGCCCTGGTTAGGTTACTTGACCTCCGTCGTCATCACCGGCACGGCGGCCGGTCTTGCTTACCTGCTCGATCACTGGTTACTGCCAACCTCGGGTACGGTACTCATTCTTCAACTGGCGGTGTTGCTTATTGCGTTTTTAACCAATTTTCGCGCGGCACTACTTGCCGTTGTTCTGGCCCTGCTGTTGTTTAATTTTTTATTCACAGAGCCCCGCTATTCACTGCACATGACCGACATAGACGAAATGGTTACTGCGGTCGTATTTATTGCTGTGGCTGTTATTACCAGCCACTTAGCTACCTCGTTCAGAAACCAGAAAGAAAGCTTACGCCAGGCTCAGCTGCGCTCAAATATTTTACTGTCTGTCTCACACGACCTGAGAACCCCGCTTGCCAGCGTCATTGGTAATTTAAGCACCTTGCAGGCGTATCAGGAGCGCTTGCCAGAACAGGAGCGCGCTGAGCTTCTGCAGGGCGCTCTGGATGAGAGTGACCGCCTGCATCGTTATATCGAAAATCTGTTACAGGCCACCCGGCTTCAGCACGGCGAAATTCGTCTGACCCATGCAGTACAGGATATTCGCCCGGTTATCAGTAAAACTCTTTCGCGCTTTGCTTCACAAGAACGGTTACTGGTTAACGATTATTTACAACACGCTATGGTTGAGGTTCAGTCCTCGTTACTGGAACAGGCGTTATTTAATGTCATTGATAACGCCTTGCGCTTCTCCGGCGACACAGCTCCCGTCACTTTAACTCTGTCAGAGACCGACAAGTTCGTTATCATCGACATACAAGACCAGGGTCCGGGCATAGAAACCGGTAAGCGTTCGCTTGTATTTAATGTTTTTTATTCGTCGCGCGAGAAAGACTCTGGCACTGGCGGAACCGGTCTGGGGCTGTCCGTTGCTAAAGGAATAATCGACATTCATAACGGCCACATTGGTATTGAAGAAAGCTCTGATGGCTGCCTTGTCCGGATTCAACTACCACACGCCAACATCACAGAGGAAGTCTCATGAATGCACAAGCCCGCGCCGGCGGTCCTCGCATTTTAGTCATTGATGACGAACCACAGATACGACGCTTTATGCGCGCCTCGCTTACCGCCGAAGGTTACACCTACCTGGAAGCAGCGACAGCCGAGCAAGGAATAAAGCAGATTACCAGCCAGAACCCGCATTTGGTTATTCTTGATTTAGGCCTGCCTGACGCTGACGGCTATCAGGTAATGCGCCAATTACGCGAATGGAGCCAGGTGCCGGTACTGGTACTGACCGCACGTGACGACGAGCTACAGAAAGTGAAACTACTGGAAGGCGGTGCCAACGACTATCTGACCAAACCCTTTGGTATTCGTGAGCTTATGGCGCGTATTCATGTTTTATTACGCGACCTCTCCAATCAACACCCCACAGCCGAAGCTCAGCTTCGTTTTGGTGAGTTACTCATTGACCGCGAGCAACACAAAGTGTTTCTGCAAAACGAGATCGTTAACTTGTCCCGTAAAGAATACGCTTTACTGGATTTCTTAGTCAGCCACCCGCAAAAACTCGTGACCCAGCAACAGTTGCTGGAGAAAATTTGGGGTCGAACGCACCAGGAAGACACCCACTATTTGCGTATTTTTGTCAGCCAGGTGCGTAAGAAGCTCAAAGATGACCCAGCACAGCCAAAGTATATAGAAACAGAACCCGGTGTTGGTTACCGGTTTATCGCAGAGAAATCCTGACACAATAAGGAGGCGCTTAAGCTACCTTTTGTGGCTTAAATCGTGTTAAACTTGCGCGCAAATTTTGCCAGTCGGGATTATTCTGTGAGCGATAAAAAACCTTCTTTAAGTTATAAAGACGCGGGCGTCGACATTGACGCTGGTAATGCATTGGTTGAGCGTATTAAAGGCGTTACTAAGCGCACGCACCGGCCTGAAGTCATGGGTAACATTGGTGGGTTTGGTGCTCTGTGTGAAATTCCGGCGGGTTATAAGCAACCGGTTTTGGTATCAGGCACCGACGGTGTGGGGACCAAGCTGCGTTTAGCCATAGATCTGAAACGCCACCGCGGCGTCGGTATCGACTTGGTTGCTATGTGTGTCAACGACCTTATTGTGCAGGGTGCTGAGCCGCTATTTTTCCTCGACTATTATGCAACCGGCAAGCTAGACGTTGACGTAGCAGCCGATGTAGTTGCCGGTATCGGCGACGGCTGTGAACAGTCGGGTTGTGCGCTTATTGGTGGCGAAACGGCAGAAATGCCGGGCATGTACGAAGGCGGCGATTATGACTTAGCCGGTTTCTGTACCGGTGTGGTGGAAAAATCTGAAATTATAGACGGCACCAAGGTTGCCGACGGCGACGCGTTAATAGCGCTGGCCTCCAGCGGCCCTCATTCAAATGGTTACTCGCTTATTCGCAAAATTATTGAAGTGAGCGGTGCTGATCTAGAATCTCATTTACAAGGCAAAACACTGGCTGACCATTTATTAGAGCCTACCCGCATTTACGTTAAGTCGGTTCTTGAGCTAATTAAACACGTACCAGTACACGCGTTGTCACACATTACCGGCGGCGGCTTCTGGGAAAATATTCCACGAGTTTTACCGAAAGGCAGCA belongs to Idiomarina sp. PL1-037 and includes:
- the purM gene encoding phosphoribosylformylglycinamidine cyclo-ligase, encoding MSDKKPSLSYKDAGVDIDAGNALVERIKGVTKRTHRPEVMGNIGGFGALCEIPAGYKQPVLVSGTDGVGTKLRLAIDLKRHRGVGIDLVAMCVNDLIVQGAEPLFFLDYYATGKLDVDVAADVVAGIGDGCEQSGCALIGGETAEMPGMYEGGDYDLAGFCTGVVEKSEIIDGTKVADGDALIALASSGPHSNGYSLIRKIIEVSGADLESHLQGKTLADHLLEPTRIYVKSVLELIKHVPVHALSHITGGGFWENIPRVLPKGSKAVIDGNSWDWPVIFDWLKENGNVSMKEMYRTFNCGVGMVIAVPNEQADKAIQILTDAGEDAWKIGRIANAAEGEEQVDILADETH
- a CDS encoding response regulator transcription factor, translating into MNAQARAGGPRILVIDDEPQIRRFMRASLTAEGYTYLEAATAEQGIKQITSQNPHLVILDLGLPDADGYQVMRQLREWSQVPVLVLTARDDELQKVKLLEGGANDYLTKPFGIRELMARIHVLLRDLSNQHPTAEAQLRFGELLIDREQHKVFLQNEIVNLSRKEYALLDFLVSHPQKLVTQQQLLEKIWGRTHQEDTHYLRIFVSQVRKKLKDDPAQPKYIETEPGVGYRFIAEKS
- a CDS encoding DUF4118 domain-containing protein, whose translation is MSKQPWLGYLTSVVITGTAAGLAYLLDHWLLPTSGTVLILQLAVLLIAFLTNFRAALLAVVLALLLFNFLFTEPRYSLHMTDIDEMVTAVVFIAVAVITSHLATSFRNQKESLRQAQLRSNILLSVSHDLRTPLASVIGNLSTLQAYQERLPEQERAELLQGALDESDRLHRYIENLLQATRLQHGEIRLTHAVQDIRPVISKTLSRFASQERLLVNDYLQHAMVEVQSSLLEQALFNVIDNALRFSGDTAPVTLTLSETDKFVIIDIQDQGPGIETGKRSLVFNVFYSSREKDSGTGGTGLGLSVAKGIIDIHNGHIGIEESSDGCLVRIQLPHANITEEVS
- a CDS encoding TrkH family potassium uptake protein → MNLKATLRLLTWPMIWIASIQCFFGLLSVFVFRDKTFTDFIYPSLLCLILAFFLFIRTNRGEQKKIFFREALAFASFTWILMGVLGALPIMSVTGVSFTDAVFESVSAMTTTGATILTGLDEMPKSFLLYRQFLQWMGGLGIVIFVVAILPMLNVGGMRLLKAETPGPIKNEKLAPRVASTSRYLWLVYLCLTVGCASSYWLAGMSPFDAIAHSLTTVSTGGFSPYDASMGHFQQPIILVVADVFMILGAISFALHHKLFTARAISGYWQDEETRWFLIALAVFSVILTVLAFNAQTHHSFWESLNQAIFHVVSFMTSTGYGADDLSAWPAATAGFLVAASYLGGCAGSTAGGNKFIRNVITLRILKHQMLQAIHPRAIMKVVYQGKAVTNDVIQAVMSFMLMVAISSMVLTLVLMLTGLDFFSAFTAVSACLNVLGPGFGEVSSNFIPVSDTGTWVLTLAMILGRLEYFTLLTLLLPQFWRD